The following proteins come from a genomic window of Trifolium pratense cultivar HEN17-A07 linkage group LG4, ARS_RC_1.1, whole genome shotgun sequence:
- the LOC123881682 gene encoding uncharacterized protein LOC123881682, whose amino-acid sequence MAKGKKQLMSSAPWRGEEDDTEQFPDANLKVTSQSDGTSTMHVPRNKSKNHNHDDDFEIDPELRYSFQRNFQFIQRVFSIDTVVKPLPPVMAYNVSRNLNFFTRIFTQFFDPEGIAAAQKSIGIGQENRDRRVR is encoded by the exons ATGGCGAAAGGAAAGAAGCAACTGATGTCATCAGCACCATGGAGAGGCGAAGAAGACGACACCGAACAATTTCCTGACGCTAATCTCAAAGTCACTAGTCAATCAGATGGAACTTCAACTATGCATGTTCCTCGCAACAAATCCAAAAATCATAACCATGATGATGATTTTGAAATTGATCCTGAACTTCGTTATAGTTTCCAACGCAATTTTCAG TTTATTCAGCGAGTTTTTAGCATTGACACTGTGGTGAAACCTCTCCCACCCGTCATGGCTTACAATGTCTCTCGCAACTTGAACTTCTTCACGCGCATTTTCACTCAATTCTTTG ATCCTGAAGGCATTGCCGCTGCCCAGAAATCCATAGGCATAGGACAGGAAAACAGAGATCGCAGAGTTCGTTGA